The following proteins are co-located in the Phragmites australis chromosome 10, lpPhrAust1.1, whole genome shotgun sequence genome:
- the LOC133931223 gene encoding uncharacterized protein LOC133931223, translated as MAAAAPTGCFKCGRPGHWSRDCPSAPDSTDPTNPNPKPAAGASRFASYPNARPRPPASAAPEGDGNGTAQNKKKKKERATRPKLTPDLLLSDDGIGFVLRYFPKAFKPRGRPGHEVEDLGNLIKLYTDWHSRLIPYYSFEQFVRKVEKVGASNRVRRCISELRDRVARGGDPTQLHEPTVEGVMPAGEPDGTTPEDPMETEAPLSDNRVAEPVQEDLDPPVESNDMDSMQEDLLNEIYEKAADEPQIPAGDGTNKEAPQPSAPKEVCSHDDPPSEAQKQQEEAASDGTKRAKIQLTEEQKARMEANRLKALERAATRARASQPT; from the exons ATGGCAGCGGCGGCACCCACTGGCTGCTTCAAGTGCGGCCGCCCGGGCCATTGGTCCCGCGACTGCCCCTCCGCGCCCGACTCCACCGACCCAACCAACCCTAATCCCAAgcccgccgccggcgcctccCGCTTCGCCTCCTACCCGAACGCGAGGCCCAGGCCCCCCGCCTCCGCGGCGCCGGAGGGGGACGGGAATGGGACAGCgcagaacaagaagaagaagaaggagagggccACGCGGCCCAAGCTCACGCCGGATCTGCTCCTCTCCGATGACGGCATCGGCTTCGTGCTCCGATACTTCCCCAAGGCCTTCAAACCCCGAGGACGGCCAGGCCACGAG GTGGAGGATCTTGGTAATCTGATCAAGCTGTACACGGACTGGCACTCTCGCTTGATCCCTTATTACTCCTTTGAACAGTTTGTGCGGAAAGTTGAGAAAGTAGGGGCCAGCAACCGCGTTAGG AGATGCATTTCTGAGCTGAGGGACAGGGTTGCCAGAGGGGGAGATCCTACACAGCTACACGAACCGACAGTTGAAGGAGTCATGCCAGCAGGCGAACCTG ATGGAACTACACCTGAAGACCCAATGGAAACTGAAGCTCCGTTGTCAGATAATCGTGTTGCTGAGCCAGTGCAAGAAGATTTAGACCCACCGGTGGAGAGCAACGATATGGATTCCATGCAAGAAGATTTGCTTAATGAAATCTACGAAAAAGCAGCTGAT GAACCCCAAATCCCAGCTGGAGATGGGACCAATAAAGAGGCCCCACAGCCCTCGGCTCCAAAGGAAGTTTGCTCGCATGATGATCCACCTAGCGAGGCGCAGAAGCAACAGGAAGAAGCAGCCAGCGACGGCACCAAGCGGGCGAAAATTCAGCTCACCGAGGAGCAGAAGGCGCGCATGGAGGCCAACAGGCTCAAGGCCTTGGAGAGAGCGGCGACACGGGCTCGTGCGTCACAGCCTACCTAG